DNA from Drosophila busckii strain San Diego stock center, stock number 13000-0081.31 chromosome 2R, ASM1175060v1, whole genome shotgun sequence:
tatagaataTATGCCTGTCTAAAtagttgaaatataaataaaagtataattGGCTTTTGTAATAAGCGAAAATAAAGCTTTACTTTTGACTTTGCATCTATTGCTAGTAgcttgaatataaaattaataaactaaatatgcattaaaaattgtagatTAAGCtgctatacaaataatttggaTTTAATAAAAGGCGTTGAAGCATTGTAAGCaacttttgtaaaattaaattgcttaagctttcttgatttttattgaatttaaactcCAGGGCTTTGCAATTTATAGACTGAACACATGAAATGCTTCAAATTTGCTATGCAaactattttaagcaaatacctaaactgctttttatgcattactatgtatgtatgtgtgtgtgtgtgttggtttgtttgtatgtgtgtgagagatTTTCGGTGAttgcaaatatgtttattttggtaattgctgctgctgctgctgctgctaaaagtGCTGAAGTGCCCACAAGGCAAAACATTAAGACAGAcaccacacaccacacaccataaccacacacacacacacacacactgacataCACGCACCACAATTTAGCATTGGCATGAGCACAAGAAGAAACGTTCGTATGGATTAGGATCTGGGATCAAGTTTTGTATGTGGAGCGTTGGGGGTTAAGGGTCAATAGTTTTTAGTCAAAACCAATTGGGCGCACTAAGTGGAGTCATACTTTGGTTATGGGCGCCTCCAGCGGCAGCGATGTGAGCTTGGCCAGACTAGTGCGTCGCAATCCGTCCGAGGCAATGGAGCGCACATCGAAGCTGCAGCGACGCACCGAATGCAGGGAGCCTCTTGGCGCCTCCTTCGGCTGCGGCAGCGTTGCAATAAAGTCCATGCCACCGCCAGGTATATCAAAGTTGAATATAAGATGCGTGGGTGCGCTAGAGTATGtagaagagagagagctgcaGTCTCTACAATACTGaatgggtgggtgggtggttcaCTCACCTGCCTATGCAGGCTACAGGCACCACACGCACATGCATGGGTATGCCCTCCTGGTTCTTGCGACGCACTGTGAGAATGCCATCGAACTCCTTAATGCCCTTGCCCTGCTCGCTGATGGTGGACAGATCCGAAACGAAGATGTCCGCCAGTGGCTTGCTAATGATTTCATCCTGTCATGGGAGTGGAAAGGAAAGCATAAATGCATTAAGCCTAGAGCGAGTGGGTGGCACTTACCAGTCGCATGTTGAGCAGGCGCTCGGTGGCACGATTCGCGTACTGAATGCGCAGCACGTCGTCTGTGATGAGCACCACCTCTTTGAGTCGATGCAGCGCTGTATAGAGTGCCTAAAgagtgggtgggggtgggggggtggAGCATAAGAGTTTAAGCTTGCTTGTggttatatttacaatttgattaaagcGCTTGCAACGTGCgccatttaattgaattattgcgTTCGTGCGGCAGCTGCCACAAggctctgctctctctctctggagAGCTGCGCATTAAGTTGATTGCATTTTGCGCTCTTACCTGTTGAGTGGACATGACATTGTTTGGCCTTATGATTGAGTGCAGTATCTGCTTAAGCTCGACGCTGCACATGGCCAGGTTGGTGGTCTCGGCAATGCACTAAAAGCGTAAGAACCCAAATTGTAGTCACTTTGATTGATTAAAAGGTGCGCGTAATTAAACTCGTAACTTACTCTATTAACGCCAGCGTCCAATAGAGCAATTAGCGCATCATCTTTCTCAAAGAAACTGCAAAAAGTCAATTAAGCTTAATGCGACACTCACACTAAGTTTGCAACACTTACCTCTTCTTACAAACTGCAATTATTGTCGTCAAATGATGTCCGTGTGTGGTGCGTATtgatctgtgtgtgtgtgtgttgagttgaGTGTTAAGTTGTGCTTACttagcgtatacgcaatgtgtaGCTTACCTTGCTATGTATTCGGCATCGAGACCTTTGGTGGAGCGCGCATCAACTATAATTAGATGATAGCACTGAGCGTTGGCGTATGACTTCTGTAGCGTGTCCAGCGCCTCATCCTTGGACTTAACCAGCGTCACATCGAGCTGATGCCGCTGGCAGGCCAAGGTGACCGCTTCGCAGATGCTGTCCGCTTTGTGAAACACCAAGAGCGCCTGTAATTGAGTATTGAGCATTAAAGCAGAgacttaaagctgctgctgctgctgctggcacgtGCCAGGCTTACCTTCAGTTGAGGATTCGGTGGCAGCACGGTTGGATATTTCAAGTCCACGAGATTTCGCTGCAACAGAGagttagaaagagagagatagcagTCAGCACGATTAAACCAACAGGTGAACAACAGCAGAGTCGAGAGTCGAGCGCAGGTGAAACAAcgtgtaaaatttaataaaaatctacaatgctttggctttgccagcAGAATAAGAGGGCTTAACTTGGCTTCACTTCGTCGTATGCGtgacatgtatgtgtgtgtgtgtgtgcgtcactCAAATgatgataaattaaaataaaattgcttgcgCCTGATGGAAATTTCACTGGGGTGTATTTGTGACTTGCTCTGCAGATTTATTATGCTCTCGTCTGAATGCATACGATATGTGAAAATCTgggagcacacacacactcacaccactgcacacaattttttaGCTGGCTTATATAGTCTGCTTATGTCGCGTCAATGCGGTAATGGAAAACAAGTTGACATCAAAAGGAAAacgaaaatttgttttttacacacaaactatttataaacgtcttttttggcataataaatattaatcgATGATttagaaaatcaataaaaataatatacattcAAGCTGCCTTTGTATGTGCATAagcgaaatatattttatagcttggGAGCATTGCATGGAATTTGAAgtggaaatattttattatcatgCGATTAGACGGCTCATAAAGTAAGCAAAGCTTTTGATACTTTAAGTAAATCAAAAGATTAACTATAAATTGTGAAGCTAGCTGATTTTATagtattatacatatacaataatattgttgTATCAACtcttttattaaagttttatgtgcaaaagtattttacttatttaaagaAATAGCAAAGCAGCTTGTCACTTATTGATACTTTAAGTAAATCAAAAGATTTACTATAAATTATGAAGCTAGCTgaatttatagtattttttatataatattagtGAATCAAGtcttttgttaaattatgGCTTTGGTAATAAAAATCATGAAAAgtattttacttatttgaaGAAATTATTTTCCAACGATAAGCTGCCTGTTgtcacttattttattttaattgaaaatatagtTTCAGCTATAGACTTATTGAAAGCAATtcatgatttatatttataaagttatTTCAGTTTACTTTCTCTATACTTTGAATTTGTATAAACGATAAACGAAAACAAAGCGCTTCATAATATTTTtgacatataaaataaaatattagtaCAATTGAACGCCTATTTGAAAttactaatttatatttgaagctTTAGCTAAACTGTCGCTTGTTCAAAATTATTCAAAGCTTTTAGTGtaactaattgaatttgttttcgcATCCTACGTCGATTTAAATCAGCGGTTAATTGACAAACGCTCATTAGCGCtaatatgcacataaatttgctttacttgTTGCGCAGtgttcattaaaattaaaatttatgtgacAATAATTATGTCAGCCATTTGTCaagcacatgtgtgtgtgtgtgtgtgttttgtaatTCATCAACTTCAGTTAGCTTTGTATGCTAACGGTAAACAAAAGACAACTAGTTTAATGCCACTgataatagcaacaaatgtcAATTTGTAGTTTCAATAATaacattaacaataacaacagttaTCAGTCCAGTCCAATACCTGAAACTGCTTGTAATCTTCACTATCACTCGAGCTAGCGGTGCCCACCCAAAGATGCAGTTTGGGCCCCTTGTGCAGTCGCCGCTCGTAGAGGCTGCGGCACTGCCGATCGAACTGAAAGGCCTTGGGGGGCCGCAGCACGACCGCATCGCAAGGCAGCTCCTCAATTGTGGGCGCCGACGTCAGCTGTTGCTTATCCTCGAGCGTGAGATTGTTTAGGCGCAGTGCCTGATTGTCCAGGCTGCGTATGGCCTCGACTATTTCCGGTTGCATATTACGTCCgatgctggcagcagcagcagcagcagcagctgtagcagcagcaaaggcctTGCTGGCTGACCTTGCCTGGCGTGGCAATGGCGTCATAATATCCTCGCcctcagcagcaacattcgcCTCATACTCCTCCAGCTCGATTTGCTCGGGCGTTTTGCTAGCCACCACCTTGGCTGCTATTTCCGCTGTCAAATTTGAACGGATGCTGCCATTTGGCTCTAAATCCACAGAGCTTATCAGTTGCTcagcgacgtcagcagcacagaagctgctgctgctgctgctgattgttgttgctgtcgtcgtcgacgctttggctgcttgccattgctgcaattttttattgtcatTATCAAGCAATTGATC
Protein-coding regions in this window:
- the LOC108596919 gene encoding high affinity cAMP-specific and IBMX-insensitive 3',5'-cyclic phosphodiesterase 8 isoform X1 translates to MRNCLPKIASVFRSKSSTAAAAAAATKTHSNESDAESDTEQYEATKAKVMRETDQLLDNDNKKLQQWQAAKASTTTATTISSSSSSFCAADVAEQLISSVDLEPNGSIRSNLTAEIAAKVVASKTPEQIELEEYEANVAAEGEDIMTPLPRQARSASKAFAAATAAAAAAAASIGRNMQPEIVEAIRSLDNQALRLNNLTLEDKQQLTSAPTIEELPCDAVVLRPPKAFQFDRQCRSLYERRLHKGPKLHLWVGTASSSDSEDYKQFQRNLVDLKYPTVLPPNPQLKALLVFHKADSICEAVTLACQRHQLDVTLVKSKDEALDTLQKSYANAQCYHLIIVDARSTKGLDAEYIARSIRTTHGHHLTTIIAVCKKSFFEKDDALIALLDAGVNRCIAETTNLAMCSVELKQILHSIIRPNNVMSTQQALYTALHRLKEVVLITDDVLRIQYANRATERLLNMRLDEIISKPLADIFVSDLSTISEQGKGIKEFDGILTVRRKNQEGIPMHVRVVPVACIGSAPTHLIFNFDIPGGGMDFIATLPQPKEAPRGSLHSVRRCSFDVRSIASDGLRRTSLAKLTSLPLEAPITKIINLLSQVQDNCSADEARLIDKVLEFLKREGLYSPQMKEIRTDDPIATDLIGALLTGPSVYSSRRSSNDSIIRSGNSTRTATIVPAKMKVGIITKKKRKCSCCCIEFIQIYSALLSFSTKLFNVNNIKLHAHVS
- the LOC108596919 gene encoding high affinity cAMP-specific and IBMX-insensitive 3',5'-cyclic phosphodiesterase 8 isoform X2 is translated as MRNCLPKIASVFRSKSSTAAAAAAATKTHSNESDAESDTEQYEATKAKVMRETDQLLDNDNKKLQQWQAAKASTTTATTISSSSSSFCAADVAEQLISSVDLEPNGSIRSNLTAEIAAKVVASKTPEQIELEEYEANVAAEGEDIMTPLPRQARSASKAFAAATAAAAAAAASIGRNMQPEIVEAIRSLDNQALRLNNLTLEDKQQLTSAPTIEELPCDAVVLRPPKAFQFDRQCRSLYERRLHKGPKLHLWVGTASSSDSEDYKQFQRNLVDLKYPTVLPPNPQLKALLVFHKADSICEAVTLACQRHQLDVTLVKSKDEALDTLQKSYANAQCYHLIIVDARSTKGLDAEYIARSIRTTHGHHLTTIIAVCKKSFFEKDDALIALLDAGVNRCIAETTNLAMCSVELKQILHSIIRPNNVMSTQQALYTALHRLKEVVLITDDVLRIQYANRATERLLNMRLDEIISKPLADIFVSDLSTISEQGKGIKEFDGILTVRRKNQEGIPMHVRVVPVACIGSAPTHLIFNFDIPGGGMDFIATLPQPKEAPRGSLHSVRRCSFDVRSIASDGLRRTSLAKLTSLPLEAPITKDNCSADEARLIDKVLEFLKREGLYSPQMKEIRTDDPIATDLIGALLTGPSVYSSRRSSNDSIIRSGNSTRTATIVPAKMKVGIITKKKRKCSCCCIEFIQIYSALLSFSTKLFNVNNIKLHAHVS
- the LOC108596919 gene encoding high affinity cAMP-specific and IBMX-insensitive 3',5'-cyclic phosphodiesterase 8 isoform X5; its protein translation is MIISSQQRAKLPAAMNEESVESVECNCEAAASPVGGAALILSRASRQLEAIAAATTTTTTNASKASLTRPASESELLVVKGTGTSGTSSSGGGRPGHRKSSLALALTPEDEPMDVYQRNLVDLKYPTVLPPNPQLKALLVFHKADSICEAVTLACQRHQLDVTLVKSKDEALDTLQKSYANAQCYHLIIVDARSTKGLDAEYIARSIRTTHGHHLTTIIAVCKKSFFEKDDALIALLDAGVNRCIAETTNLAMCSVELKQILHSIIRPNNVMSTQQALYTALHRLKEVVLITDDVLRIQYANRATERLLNMRLDEIISKPLADIFVSDLSTISEQGKGIKEFDGILTVRRKNQEGIPMHVRVVPVACIGSAPTHLIFNFDIPGGGMDFIATLPQPKEAPRGSLHSVRRCSFDVRSIASDGLRRTSLAKLTSLPLEAPITKIINLLSQVQDNCSADEARLIDKVLEFLKREGLYSPQMKEIRTDDPIATDLIGALLTGPSVYSSRRSSNDSIIRSGNSTRTATIVPAKMKVGIITKKKRKCSCCCIEFIQIYSALLSFSTKLFNVNNIKLHAHVS
- the LOC108596919 gene encoding high affinity cAMP-specific and IBMX-insensitive 3',5'-cyclic phosphodiesterase 8 isoform X3; this translates as MGCSPSSLHNSREQATAASAAGSGAGGGPLPPLDVNEKDGSLLFCIKLRRSRMRRCSCGAVTLPPQNGDGSQGSANCGDNLMCNQVLLNPQQSKNDADYEKLSTGKKDSIVTVAALGNFTHSVVRRATGSTGTSGTSSSGGGRPGHRKSSLALALTPEDEPMDVYQRNLVDLKYPTVLPPNPQLKALLVFHKADSICEAVTLACQRHQLDVTLVKSKDEALDTLQKSYANAQCYHLIIVDARSTKGLDAEYIARSIRTTHGHHLTTIIAVCKKSFFEKDDALIALLDAGVNRCIAETTNLAMCSVELKQILHSIIRPNNVMSTQQALYTALHRLKEVVLITDDVLRIQYANRATERLLNMRLDEIISKPLADIFVSDLSTISEQGKGIKEFDGILTVRRKNQEGIPMHVRVVPVACIGSAPTHLIFNFDIPGGGMDFIATLPQPKEAPRGSLHSVRRCSFDVRSIASDGLRRTSLAKLTSLPLEAPITKIINLLSQVQDNCSADEARLIDKVLEFLKREGLYSPQMKEIRTDDPIATDLIGALLTGPSVYSSRRSSNDSIIRSGNSTRTATIVPAKMKVGIITKKKRKCSCCCIEFIQIYSALLSFSTKLFNVNNIKLHAHVS
- the LOC108596919 gene encoding high affinity cAMP-specific and IBMX-insensitive 3',5'-cyclic phosphodiesterase 8 isoform X6; the encoded protein is MSFNVNKCCTGTSGTSSSGGGRPGHRKSSLALALTPEDEPMDVYQRNLVDLKYPTVLPPNPQLKALLVFHKADSICEAVTLACQRHQLDVTLVKSKDEALDTLQKSYANAQCYHLIIVDARSTKGLDAEYIARSIRTTHGHHLTTIIAVCKKSFFEKDDALIALLDAGVNRCIAETTNLAMCSVELKQILHSIIRPNNVMSTQQALYTALHRLKEVVLITDDVLRIQYANRATERLLNMRLDEIISKPLADIFVSDLSTISEQGKGIKEFDGILTVRRKNQEGIPMHVRVVPVACIGSAPTHLIFNFDIPGGGMDFIATLPQPKEAPRGSLHSVRRCSFDVRSIASDGLRRTSLAKLTSLPLEAPITKIINLLSQVQDNCSADEARLIDKVLEFLKREGLYSPQMKEIRTDDPIATDLIGALLTGPSVYSSRRSSNDSIIRSGNSTRTATIVPAKMKVGIITKKKRKCSCCCIEFIQIYSALLSFSTKLFNVNNIKLHAHVS
- the LOC108596919 gene encoding high affinity cAMP-specific and IBMX-insensitive 3',5'-cyclic phosphodiesterase 8 isoform X4, whose product is MGCSPSSLHNSREQATAASAAGSGAGGGPLPPLDVNEKDGSLLFCIKLRRSRMRRCSCGAVTLPPQNGDGSQGSANCGDNLMCNQVLLNPQQSKNDADYEKLSTGKKDSIVTVAALGNFTHSVVRRATGSTGTSGTSSSGGGRPGHRKSSLALALTPEDEPMDVYQRNLVDLKYPTVLPPNPQLKALLVFHKADSICEAVTLACQRHQLDVTLVKSKDEALDTLQKSYANAQCYHLIIVDARSTKGLDAEYIARSIRTTHGHHLTTIIAVCKKSFFEKDDALIALLDAGVNRCIAETTNLAMCSVELKQILHSIIRPNNVMSTQQALYTALHRLKEVVLITDDVLRIQYANRATERLLNMRLDEIISKPLADIFVSDLSTISEQGKGIKEFDGILTVRRKNQEGIPMHVRVVPVACIGSAPTHLIFNFDIPGGGMDFIATLPQPKEAPRGSLHSVRRCSFDVRSIASDGLRRTSLAKLTSLPLEAPITKDNCSADEARLIDKVLEFLKREGLYSPQMKEIRTDDPIATDLIGALLTGPSVYSSRRSSNDSIIRSGNSTRTATIVPAKMKVGIITKKKRKCSCCCIEFIQIYSALLSFSTKLFNVNNIKLHAHVS